The stretch of DNA TGAAAAATTACCTCTACCTGACCGGGAAAAAGATCGGCGCAATCAGGATAGTCATCAACGGCGGCGGTGCTGCGGGTATAAGAATCGGTGAGCTGTTCAGGTTTGCCGGTGCGAACGAAATACTCATGGTCGACTCGAAAGGTGTCATCCACGATGGCCGGACAGACCTGACTGCGCAGAAACGTCAGTTCGCTATCACTACAGGCGCCCGTACGCTTGCCGATGCCATGAAAGGTTCGGATGTATTCATCGGGGTGTCGAAACCGAATCTCGTCAACCGTGACATGGTGCGGAGCATGGCTCCCGATCCTGCGATATTCGCAATGGCGAACCCAGTGCCCGAAATCCTTCCCGAGGAGGTCATGGAAGCCCGCGTCGACGCCTATGTCGCCACCGGACGCTCCGATTACCCGAACCAGATCAACAATGTGCTCGGCTTTCCCTTCATCTTCCGCGGCGCGCTCGATGTGAAAGCTTCGGACATCACCATGAACATGAAGGTTGCCTGTTCAAACGCCCTTGCAGGACTTGCCCGTGAGGAAGTGCCGGACTATATATGCGCGGCTTACGGGGGTATCTGCCTCGAATTCGGCCGCGATTATTTCATACCGAAACCGTTCGACCGCCGCGTGTTTGTCCGGGCGTCCGCCGCAGTCGCTGAAGCGGCGATACAGGACGGCGTAGCGCGGAAAGTGATCGACATACCCGCATATACGCAGGAGCTTGAACGTAAAGCTGAGCGGCTGTAGACATAAACATTCCGTGTGTTTTATGATGCGTACAGGATTCCTGCTTATATAATGGCTGATTCTGCAGGTATCATCATATCTGTCAAACCGGTCACCGAAAAAATGTTGTAAAAAATACTTGACACTGAAGACCGATATGATATATTACCTGCGTAATTACTTAATAACATGGAGGCTGCCCTGAACGATCCCGGGAAAATAGCGCGCGTTTTCAAGATTCTGTCGGTTGACACGCGCATCAAAATCCTCGAGCTCGTGAAAGACCGTGCCCTGTGCGTGAACGCCATCGCCAGCCGTCTCGGCATCACCGCTGCGGCTGCATCGCAGCACCTGAGGATCATGCGTGACGCGGATATCGTTGTCGCCGACAAGGATGGGTATTTCGTCCACTACAGTATCAACAGGGAGACTATGGCAGCATGGAAGAACCTTGCCGATACCCTGCTTGTTCCTGAAGAAAAATGATGGAATATTTTTTTACAGAGTATTTAAGTATTATAGCAATTACTTAACCTATGAGGAGGAATAAAATGTGCAAAACAGGAAATCAGTGCTGTAAGAAAAACAAGCCCGTTCAGAGGCCGCAGGATTGTACACCGGAACAGATAACGGCTTGTCATGGTGACGAAACAGAGCATCCCTGCGTAAAACCGGAAAAAGACAAAAAACGCTGCTGCAGATGAGCAGTGCGGAAAAATGATTTAAAAAAGCATGGCGCAAAACACTGTTTTGGGAATACAAGCTGTCAAGGGCCGGCACGGGATGCCTGTTTTCATACCCTTGACAGCAATAAACAATACATTCGTCCCCGATTAATAATTCGGGAACCGGGCGCGTGAAAAGACACGTTCACCACTCTCATAAACTCACGATTTTCTGTATTTCCCGATCATATCGTCGACGATCCCGCCAAATACACCAAGACTCTCATCGATAGCGTCGGCGGAGATGCAGAGCGGCGGAGAAATCTTGACCGTGCCGCCGCCCCGGCCGACCGGCGCAAACATGAGGAGCCCGGACTCGAAACAGCCGCGGATAATCTCGAACGCGAGGTCATCGTCCGGCGCAAGCGTTGTGCGGTCCCTGAGCGCCATGAAGCCGTACACAAGGCCGCGCCCCTGGAAATCGAAGATGTCACGGTGACGCTCGTGAATCTTCCTGAGACCTTTTTCGAGGCGCTCACCCATGATGCGGGCGTTTTCGACAAGCCCTTCCTTTTCGATGAGCTCGATCGAGGCGAGGGCGGCGACCGCTCCAATCGGATGACCGGAATGGGTCGAGGTCATCGAACCCGGGCCGTACATGTTCATGATGTCCTCGCGGCCGACGACAGCGGAAATGGGGAGACTCGACGAAATCCCCTTGCCGAGACACATGATATCCGGCACGATCCCGTGGTGCTCGAAGCCCCACATCTTTCCGGTTCGTCCGAATCCGGCCTGAACCTCGTCATAAATCATCACGACATTGTACCGGTCGCACCATTCGCGGAGACTCACCGCATACTCGTCGGGCATGAAACCGCAGTTCCCTCCCTGGTAGGTCTCGCTCATGACTCCGGCAACGTTCTCCGGGGCTATCCCCTTGTTTTTGAGCGTCTTAAGGAACAGGTCGAAGCTCTTGTCGAAAACGATGTTCGATCCGGGGAACGGCACCTGGACAAAGGACGGGTCGAGCTCGCCGATCCATTCCTTGAGCGCCGGTATGCCGCCGGCGAGCTGGGCGCCCAATGTCCTGCCATGGAACGATTCATCGAAGGTCACGAAGACGTTCTTTTTCGGGCCGCCGTGTTTCGTACCCCATGTTTTTGCGAGCTTTATGGCGCATTCGGTCGCTTCCGACCCGGTGGTCAGAATGAACGCCCTCGTCATGGACGGCGGAGCTACCTCAACGAGTTTTCTGGCAAGCTTCGCCCGCGCCCCGGACGGGAAACAGTAGGTGTGAATAAGGCCGCGCTCGGCCTCGGCGATGACCGCATCCCTGATCTCACGGCGCCCGTGACCGGCATTGGCAACCAGAACACCGCTCGACCAGTCGAGCCATTTGTTTCCGAATGCATCGTAGATGTAAAACCTGTCACCGTGATCCCAGACCACGGGCGGCTGGCCGCGCATGGAAAACGGCTCGTTGTCGCGGAGCATCTGGAGTATGGGAAGCGATTCCGGCGCGGGGAGAGAGGGCCCCAGGATTGTCCGGTTCGGCGTTTTGACCGGCTTGACCGGCCGTGGAATAATCGGAAATTCTTTCGATGCCATTGTCTTTTCCTTGTAAAAAGCATGTGACCATGTGAAATTACTGATACTTAAAATGAGAACTCTACAATCTTGTAGTATAGTGAAAACCGGGGATAAAATCAATGGATTTTGAGGGGAAGAATGTATCATTCATGGGCATTCAGGAGCAATTAACATATTCAAGTGCTTTTAATTAAAAGGTTTATCTTTCCTGCAACACGATGTGTTCCAAGCACCGGAACAGTGCGATCGGGAATCCTGTCATCCCCTGTCAACAGGG from bacterium encodes:
- a CDS encoding metalloregulator ArsR/SmtB family transcription factor, with the translated sequence MEAALNDPGKIARVFKILSVDTRIKILELVKDRALCVNAIASRLGITAAAASQHLRIMRDADIVVADKDGYFVHYSINRETMAAWKNLADTLLVPEEK
- a CDS encoding malate dehydrogenase, producing the protein MAEKKVMLTPEMALEYHLGGKIGLDLLKPLKNDRDLSLAYTPGVAEACRLIEKEPDFVWTHTAKGNMVAVVTDGTAVLGLGDIGARASIPVMEGKAVLFKAFAGVDAWPIPLEGVRQNGLTGRSDPDAFVGTVEKLAVMYGGINIEDVAAPECFEIEDRLRGKLDIPVFHDDQHGTAIISLAGLKNYLYLTGKKIGAIRIVINGGGAAGIRIGELFRFAGANEILMVDSKGVIHDGRTDLTAQKRQFAITTGARTLADAMKGSDVFIGVSKPNLVNRDMVRSMAPDPAIFAMANPVPEILPEEVMEARVDAYVATGRSDYPNQINNVLGFPFIFRGALDVKASDITMNMKVACSNALAGLAREEVPDYICAAYGGICLEFGRDYFIPKPFDRRVFVRASAAVAEAAIQDGVARKVIDIPAYTQELERKAERL
- a CDS encoding aspartate aminotransferase family protein, with translation MASKEFPIIPRPVKPVKTPNRTILGPSLPAPESLPILQMLRDNEPFSMRGQPPVVWDHGDRFYIYDAFGNKWLDWSSGVLVANAGHGRREIRDAVIAEAERGLIHTYCFPSGARAKLARKLVEVAPPSMTRAFILTTGSEATECAIKLAKTWGTKHGGPKKNVFVTFDESFHGRTLGAQLAGGIPALKEWIGELDPSFVQVPFPGSNIVFDKSFDLFLKTLKNKGIAPENVAGVMSETYQGGNCGFMPDEYAVSLREWCDRYNVVMIYDEVQAGFGRTGKMWGFEHHGIVPDIMCLGKGISSSLPISAVVGREDIMNMYGPGSMTSTHSGHPIGAVAALASIELIEKEGLVENARIMGERLEKGLRKIHERHRDIFDFQGRGLVYGFMALRDRTTLAPDDDLAFEIIRGCFESGLLMFAPVGRGGGTVKISPPLCISADAIDESLGVFGGIVDDMIGKYRKS